One segment of Aphis gossypii isolate Hap1 unplaced genomic scaffold, ASM2018417v2 Contig00937, whole genome shotgun sequence DNA contains the following:
- the LOC114119966 gene encoding uncharacterized protein LOC114119966, with translation MLMLDDHKRQNDLIEFLGQLNETQKEKKTKKVPSKSENKCVCTKKYFKKWENRLKLKYIAKLAIPKPVRLRPWPNPDLEAVLPIPVVKATLTGKIPSRIYKLAQPKIRSKVTKDVVYRTTSSGDAKYQYRKSKQLLKTHKRILELAEPKPKIRHVHARCLKSEFPERLYIKSNKTSIKNTSDDWIKHRNWLKKNAAPKRIFRRSPEVKRRSKLTKSQTDLMLDRLSQMPELKRFVKKLVVRTTEPRPFGQITPMGLDWVQRLSVPRKLSSETQLNLDYDPGIIPRAALNAVLTPRIKELAEPKFNVKTVNTEFKENAFKISPTALTYKATKRIKKLAMPRVH, from the coding sequence ATGTTGATGCTAGATGATCATAAGCGACAAAATGATTTGATTGAATTCCTCGGACAATTAAATGAAAcacaaaaagaaaagaaaacgaAAAAAGTACCGAGTAAATCGGAGAACAAATGCgtgtgtacaaaaaaatactttaaaaaatgggAAAATAGATTGAAATTAAAGTACATTGCAAAATTAGCAATTCCAAAACCAGTTCGTCTTAGGCCTTGGCCAAATCCAGACTTGGAAGCTGTTTTGCCAATACCAGTAGTCAAAGCTACTTTAACTGGTAAAATTCCAAGTAGGATATATAAATTGGCACAACCTAAAATCAGGTCAAAAGTAACAAAGGATGTCGTTTATCGAACTACCTCATCGGGTGATGCGAAGTATCAATATAGGAAATCTAAACAGCTGCTAAAAACTCATAAAAGAATTCTAGAACTTGCAGAACCAAAACCTAAAATCAGGCACGTGCACGCTAGATGTCTAAAATCTGAATTTCCCGAAAGACTTTATATTAAGTCTAATAAAACTTCAATTAAGAATACTTCTGATGATTGGATTAAACATCGGAATTGGCTTAAGAAGAACGCGGCACctaaaagaatatttagaaGATCCCCAGAGGTTAAAAGACGATCAAAACTGACAAAATCTCAAACTGATCTAATGTTGGATAGATTATCTCAAATGCCAGAACTCAAaagatttgttaaaaaattggtTGTAAGAACAACTGAGCCAAGACCATTTGGTCAAATAACACCTATGGGTCTGGACTGGGTTCAGCGGTTATCAGTACCTAGAAAATTATCCTCGGAGACGCAGTTGAATCTAGATTATGATCCTGGCATCATTCCAAGGGCTGCTTTAAACGCAGTACTGACGCCACGCATAAAAGAATTAGCCGAgccaaaatttaatgttaaaacgGTCAACACAGAATTCAaagaaaatgcatttaaaatatcaccTACCGCGTTGACATACAAAGCTACtaaacgtattaaaaaattggcgATGCCACGAGTACATTAA